The sequence below is a genomic window from Anaerocolumna chitinilytica.
CTCTCTGGCAAGTTTAACGACTTGTTCTCCTGCTGCCTTCGCCTGGGTTAATAAGTCCTCACAGGTAGCCGGCATTAAGGCACTTCCGGGAAGCATAAGCCCCAGTGCCTCTGCCATTATCTGCATACTGGAGGCAGTCCCCATAAAAGAACAGGCTCCGCAGGACGGGCAGGCATTGTATTTATAATAATTTAACTCTTCTTCTGAGATCTCACCGCGCCTGTACATCGCGCTGTAAGCGCCTATTTGTTCCAGGGTAAGAAGCTTCGGACCTGCCTCCATTACTCCCCCTGTAACCATAATTGAAGGTATATTTAATCTTCCGATTCCCATCAAATGAGCAGGAACACCTTTGTCACAGCTGGCGATAAAGACTCCTCCGTCAAAGGGTGTTGCTCCCCCATGAATCTCAATCATATTGGCAATGGTCTCCCTGGATACCAGCGAATAGTTTATTCCGTCGTGCCCCTGAGCCATGCCGTCACATATATCAGTAGTGAAATATCTGGAAGCCTTGGCTCCCTCTCCTTCTATTCCCTTAACGGCCTTTTCCACCAGTCCGAAAAGATGGGCGCTGCCCGGATGGCTGTCCCCAAATGTGCTTTCTATCATAATCTGAGGTTTTGATAAATCTTCAATACTCCAGCCCATCCCTCTTCTCAAAGGGTCCAGTTCCGGAGCAATCTTACGAAGCCTCTGACTTGGCATATTTTCTAAATCCATCTTAAACTCCTTTCGTGAATATTAATTCATCGATTTAGTACTCCTGAATACGTAGTTGGAAAAATACTTTTTTAACCTGATTACTATCATTCTGCGCCTTCTTTGCTTCCCTTGTCAATAGCATCCTTATACGGAATATATCCTTGCATACATAACGGCAATTCCAAATGATTTGCCTCCAAAACAGCCTTATCCTTTAAGATATCCTCTGCCGGTCCATCCTTTACAATCCGTCCTTCTGAAATCAAGATAACCCTGGAACAGGTCTCCAGTATTAAATCCAAGTCGTGGGAAGCAATCAGTTTTGTCAGCTTCAGGCGGTTAAGTACATTAATCAAAGTCCTGCGGTTACTGGGGTCAAGTGCTATGGAGGGTTCGTCAAATAATAGAATATCCGGTGTCATAGATAACAAGGTGGCTATGGAAGCCATTTTCTTCTCTCCTCCGGACATCTTATAGATCTGCTTGTCCTTTAAATGAGTAATTCCCATGGTCTCAAGGGCCTCCATAACTCTTTTATCAACTTCCTTCTCTTCCAGTCCATAGTTTCTCGGTGCAAAAGCAACATCCTGATAGACGCTTTGAGTAAAAAGCTGATTATCGGAATCCTGGAATAAATAACCGGCATGGGCTCTTACCGCAGCTAAAGTATCCCGCTTTACCGTAATCTTATCTATTAACACCTCTCCCTTATAAGCTGTTTCCAACCCGACCAGTATTCGAAGAAGTGTGGATTTACCTGCTCCGTTGGCACCCACAATTCCCACAGCCTCTCCTTCCTTCGTAGAGAAGGTAATATCCTTTAGGATTTGAGCACCACTTTCATAGGAAAATGATAAATTACTGCATTCTATTAAACCTCTATCTTTCGTATCCTTTGTAAGATTGTCCTTCATTTGTTTATTCGTATCTTTTCCTTTTGTCATCCACATAGTAAACCGCCCTTTCCGGTATCTTACCGAACTAATATCTTTATTCCAATAAAGAGTGCTGCAAATATCCCAAGCCATAAGGCCAAATAGGCATAATCCTTATCTTGCATCCTGGTCTTCCTAATATAAGTAAATTCACCGTTAAATCCTCGCAGCAACATGCTTTCATATAGATTACCTGCCCTATCGATAGAGCGAAGCAGCAGTTGTCCAAGAAGAGAACCCCATATTTTATATTTCACGCCCTTTTCTCCGGGGGCTCTTAAGGAATAGGCCTGATACACATCGTTGGCTTCTGCCATTAGCACCGTAATATAGCGATAGGTAAGCAAAAACTGTGTAACCAGCAGATTAGGTACATGCAGAAGCCTTAATGCATAGCAAATACCATCAATACCTGTGGTTGCAATTAATAGGAAAGAAGCTGAGATGCAATACATTCCTTTTAGGAACAGTGTAACCATGGATATTGCTCCTCCGGATATTCCAACTCTTCCAAGAATGAATACAGGTGTTCTGTCAAAAATAGGATTGAATATTCCTATAAATAGAAGCAACGGAATAAGTCCGCTTATCTTTTTTAGACATGTTTTAAGAGGTATGTCCGAGAGTTTTAATAGGATAACAGGATATATTATGAAGGGAAATAAACCAAAAAAATTATATCTTTGAAAAGATACTACTATTATCATATATATCAGGGTAACAACTAATTTCACCAGAGGATGTACTCTGTTAACTTCCGTCTTTCTCTCTGCCATTTCCTCCAATTCATGAACGGCAAATATTGCATCTGTTATTTTAGCCATAACTTATGTCCTTTCCGTTACCTGCAAACTTTGGGCAATGGGATGAAATGCAGGAAGAGGAAGGCAGTTCCTCTAATAGAAGAAGCTGCCTTCCTGATAAAAGATTCGTATGTTTTTTTATTCCGCCGTGCTGTCTTTTCTTCGAAACATCTTGAACAAAACGCCGCAGCCAATGGTAAGCACTGCTACAATTCCAGCCCCGATAATTCCAGAAAAGGAGGTTCCAACAGGAGAATTACTGTCTGGGAAGGAATAATCCGGTAATATTGCGGTCTTTTCCTGTATTTTTTCTGCTGATTGTACGGCATCTGAATATGTATCCTTAGCAGCTAACTCTGTATTTCCTGTAATTTTCTCAATAGACCATTCAAGGCCGTCCGGATGCTGTGACGCTGCAAGGGATAACCCTCCGCCGATTAGAAGTACTGCGATTCCCATGATTACCATTACCTTTTTAAAACTATAACTTCCTTCCGGTGCACCTTTTTGAATCAGCTCCGGTCTCGTATTATATAAAAATATTACAACTGCCCCTGTTATCAATCCTTCTACGGTACCGATAGCAAGATGAATAGGCTGCATCAGTGCTAAAAATTGTCCGAAGGACAGAGCGGTAATACCGGAGAACAAGGTCTCCAAGGTCACACTGAATGCCCCCAACTGAAGACTTATTACACTTCCCAATACAGAAGCTATCATTATACTTTTTTTGTTTATTGTCTTGCCGGTAAGAGGACGGTAGATTAAAAGATATCCTACAAAACATCCATAGAAAGCCATATTCCATATGTTAGCTCCCAATGCCAATAACCCTCCGTCTGCAAATAACAGACATTGTATCAGCAGAACCGATACCATTGACAGAAATCCTGCGTAAGGTCCTAATAATATGGATAGCAGCAGCCCGCCGCATAAGTGTCCGCTGGAGCCGGTGCCCGGAATTGTAAAATTAATCATCTGGGCTGCAAAAACAAAGGCTGACATAATTCCCATAGTCGGTATTTTCTTAGGATCATTTTCAAGTCTTACCTTTTTTATTGAATAAGCCGTTGTTACACCGGAAGCAGCATACATAGTCGCTGCAACAGCGGGTGCAATAAGAGCATCTGCCATATGCATAATTAATCTCCTTCTGTTTAACAATCTATCTGAATTATAGCGGACCTGCAGCTAAAAACAAGCCTATGGGGGGGATATTTATGCAAAATTTTTCAGAATATTTCAGACTGGTATTTATATGCATTAGGTAGAACAAACAGGAAGAATATTTTACTATAAGATACAAAACATGCCCCGGATAGGGATAGGGGCATGTTTATAGGTATCTATTTACTTAATAAATCTATCAATCGCTTTGTTAAGATTCTCTAGGGAAGTTTTGTCTCCCGATTCAATTGCATCCACAATACAATTCTGAATATGGTCTTCCAGTATTATCTTTCCGGTACTGTTAAGAGCTGCAATTACTGCCGAAAGCTGGATGAGTACCTCGCTGCAATCCTTCCCATCCTCAATCATCCGTTTTACGGATTCCAAATGACCGGAGGCCCGGGATAACCGGTTTAAGACTGCCTTTGTATTTTGGTGACTGTGTTTATGTTCTTCGCCATCTTCATGAGTGTGAGTATAGCTTGTAGCGCCATCCAGGATATGTGCATGCACTTTCTTACTAAGCCGTGCAGTGGTTTTCTTCTCCATTTACTTTCCTTTCTAATAAAAAGGATGCTTTCCTTTATGATAATACACCAGCTGCAGTTCCAGATTCATCCTTAACTGATATTAACTCTATCATAACATACTTTTTAGAAAAGCAACAGCCTTTATAATACCAGGCCTTCTTCCTCTTTACAGCCAAGCATCAGATTCAGACATTGAATAGCTGCACCGGAAGCACCTTTCCCCAGATTGTCAAAATGTGCGGATAAAACAATCCGTTCCTTATTACCGGTAACATAGATCTTAAGTCCGTCCCAGCCGGAACAGCTATTGCCGCTTAAGAAGCCATGTTTATCGGCTTCTGCCCCAAAGGGCATGACTTGAACAAAGAGCTCATTCTTGTAGTATTCCGTCAAAAGCTCCTGTACAAACTCCGGCGAAGAAACTCCCTTTAACATATCCAGATAGAAAGGAACCGAGACCAGCATACCGCTATAATAATCTGCTACAATAGGAGAGAATAAAGGTTCTCTACTAAGGCCGGTTATATACTTCATCTCTTTCAGGTGCTTATGCTGCTGGTTTAAGGCATACTCTCTGGGAGCATTGTACTCTGCCAGGCGATTAGCATCCTCATATTCCGCTATCATTTTTTTTCCGCCGCCGCTGTATCCTGTAAGGGAGAAACTGCTGACCGGATAGTCCCCAGGGAGAATTCCTTTTGTTATCAGTGGATATAGTAAGGAAATAAAGCCCGTTGCATGGCAGCCGGGTACACTGATTCGCTTGCCCTTTTGAATCTTAGTCTTATATTCTTTCGATAGCTCCGGAAAACCGTAGGCCCATTCTCTGTCAGTTCTATGGGCTGTCGAAGTATCTATAATCTTAACGTTTTCGTTTTCTACCATAGCCACTGCTTCTTTTGCAGCAGCATCTGGCAGGCAGAGAAAGGTAATATCAGAAGCATTGATAAGCCTTTTTCTTTCCATTTCATCTTTTCTCAATTCCGGAGATATGGTCAGTATCTCCAGGTCCTGGCGATTCTGAAAGCGTTCATGTATACGAAGTCCGGTTGTGCCTTCGCTTCCGTCTACAAATATTTTAGTTTTCATTTTATAGTCCCTCCTCTGGAACATTGAATTATATTATGTTATGTATTTTTATTCACTTTTTAATACAGTATTATTGTAACGGCCGGCTAATGAAGAATATGCTTTATTATATCAAACTTTTCAAGCATAACAGTAGTTTATGATTAATGACGTGGGTTTGTATTATTGATTATTATAACACTTCTTATTTTTTCTGCAATACATAATTTATTTTTATTCATATTAATTGCAATATTTTAATTATTATTCATATTAATTTCCTTATTAACAGATAATCTGATGGGATTATGAAAAGAAAAAGCTCAGTCTCAGAATTACCTCTGAGACTGAGCTGCCTTACACCCACCCAAAACATTGAAACTCTTTGTTGTACTCAACTTCTAAGACTTCTCCGTATGCTATTACATCTATCCCTGCATACCTTCTTATAACTCCCCCATGTGCGACAACAACTATCTTCTCATATCCAAGATCATAGTACTTATCCATTACAGGCTTCGTACGTTTGATAATTTCAGAAATTGTCTCCCATTTTTTTGTTTCCCCTTGGGGATATTCCCCGCGGCACTTAATGAATTCTTTATGTAAATTTGAATTTTCTTCTTCTCCCTTTACTTGAAAAGTCTTATCCGGAAGGAATTCATGTAGGTCTATTTCCACCAGGATATCCAAGTTAGCATTTTTAGAGAGAATAGCTGCCGTATACAATGCCCTTGTATAAGGCGAAGCTACAATTATCTGGCAGCCTTGCAGCAGCGGACTCCTAGAAGCCTCTTTCGCCTGTGCTATCCCAAGCTCTGTTAATGGAGCCATATCTCTTCCCATTCCGATAAACCCTTTTTCGTCCACATAGGTTTTGTCCGGTTCCCCGTGTCTTACGAATACAATCTTCATAGTATAAATCCCCCCTATAGGTTGCTTCTATTGCTCGTTGCTTCTATTGCTCGTTGCTTCTATTGCTCGTTGCCTCAATTCGGCTCTGATGTCCACAATGGATCAATAGCTGAGCCAGGAAAACTACGACGTTGCTCATTTGATTTTTGTAAGTACATATCATCATCCGGATAGTAACAAGTGTCTTCCTTTTCATTTGTTCCTACATCTAAAATAACCAAATTATCACTGCCAGAATTATAAAATGTATGAGCAATGTTTTGTGCTGCCGGCTTAGCAAAAAAATCACCTTGCTTTACGGGCACTTCTTTGTCGTTCAGTCGTAACGTGCCGGTCCCTGAAAGGACCATAAAAAATTCTTCCTGCTGGGAATGACTATGGTACTTCGTGCTGTAGGCTTTTGGTGGAACAGTATCAATATTAACATAAATTTTTTGGCTGCCTGCTGCTGCACCTAACGATTTTGTGATTAAGCCAACAGAATCCTTCCAGATATAATCATTCGTAAACAGATCAACGTTTTTTATCTCCATATACTACTCCTTCATTATATTAATGGCTGCTTCCCATTGTATTCTTTTAGAAATCTCTTCAAAGCATTCTTCCATTCCGGTAATGATTCAAACCCGTTTTCCACCAGTTTACTACTATCCATTCGGCTGTTAAAGGGTCTCTTTGCCTTTGCACCATACTCTTCACTAGTTATTGGAATAATTTCAATAGTTTTACTCGTGTACTCAAATATTTCTTGAGCAAATTCATACCAGGAGCAGAAACCTTCATTTGATACATTGTACTTTCCATATTTATTTGTCTGAATCATATCCACTAAAATTTTAGCCACATCTATGGTATATGTCGGTGAACCAATCTGGTCTGAAACTACCTTAATGCTATTCTGAGTATCAGCAAGTTTCAGCATAGACTTAACAAAATTTTTTCCGTTAATTCCATATAACCACGAAACTCTTACTATAAAATATTTATCCAGCAGTTCTTCAACTGCCACTTCTCCCTGATACTTACTTTTTCCATACTGGCTGACCGGGTTTCTTTCAGCCTCTGCTTGCCATGGTTCTATGCCATCTCCACTGAATACATAATCAGTGCTTATATACAATAGAGTAATATCGTATTTATTGCACGCTAATGCAAGGTTTCTTGTTCCCTCTGCATTAATTAAATTACATTTATCTACTTCGTCTTCAGCCTTATCAACTGCAGTATAACCGGCACAATGAATTATTACATTTGGCATTATATTCTCTATCATCTGAAAGACAGCCTTTTGAATGGTTATATCACAGTCTTTTGAACCGATGCCGACAGCATCTATGCTTCTTTTCTTCAGTTCTTTCAAAACGTCGTAACCTAACTGCCCTGTGGCACCTGTTACTAAAACCTTCATTTATTTCATGACCTTTCATTTGCTTTACCTGTTATCTTTTTTCTAACCACATATTATTAATAAGCCATCCATTAACTCTTGAAGAGACTTAATTAAAAATCCAATAAATGCTGTTCTCAGATATATTAAATCCAAGCTTCTTTTGCAATGCCATCGACTTTGTATTATTTACTTCAACCTGCGCATAAGGTATAGCGCTCATATCAAGTATTTTGTTCACCATATAACTTTCAAGAACTGTGCCATAACCCAGATGCCGGTATTCAGGAAATACCTCTAACAACCCTATGCTGCCTTCCAAATGAGTTCCAATAAAGCCTACAAGAACTTCATCTTTATATCCCCCATATATACTGCCGTCTTTTAAAAGAGCTCTAATTTCTGAATCTGACAGCAAATCATAATGTTTCAAGACTGAATCTGCATGGTTGATATCTAACTGTCTTACTTCTATACTTTTATCTATAACCAGTTTATCTTTGCTCAGATAAGCTGCTTGAAAGCATTCAAGTTTATTGTTTAATCCGAATTTATTTGATATATAGTCTGCCATGAATTGCTGATGCGCTACAATAAGACTGCATTCAGATATCTTACTAAGTACTTCATGCCCTTTTTCAAAGGAAGCTGCAGATATCATTAGGGCATTGCTTTTTAGTTCTTTCATTAACACACAATCTGAATCTGCATATAAGATATCGGCGGTGTTCCTATTGATAGGTTCAATCATCCCGATATGCAGCAGTTGGTCCTTCATCAAGTATTTTATTGCTTTCTCTTTCATCTGTTTTCTTCCTTTTGCCTTTGTAGTTAAAACTATAAATCATCTTCCGCTAACCCTCATTATCAGAACCAGATAATTCTTATAATAGAATATATCACAATTACCCATATGGCTACAATCGGTAAAGCCAAATACCATTTCTTTGGTTTGCCATCTGCCCATAGTCCTTCAGCCATTAAACGACATTCAGCAAATTTGTCTGCGGGAATCAACCGTACCGTCAGTGTGATAAGAAGCGGCAATATAATTACATCATCCAAATAACCTAGCACAGGTACAAAATCTGGTATAAGGTCTATTGGGGATAATGCATAGGCAATGGTAACACCGGCAAGAATTTTTGCAATTACAGGCGTCTCTTTTTCCCTCAACGCTATAAAAATAGCGGGGATATCTATTTTCAACTGTTTTGACCTTTCTTTCAGATTCATTCTTTGTCATTCTCCCAAAATTGGTTTTCCTGATTTGGATTTTATACAATGAAACAAATGCAAGGCAAGCTACACCTTTTGCTATCTTTACTATGCTTAAATATTTATTATTTTAAATCATATGCTATAATTTTACTATACTTTAATCTAAATCCTGTTTGATTTATTGATAGAATAAGCAATGTCCATGAATTCTGTAGTACAGACAGTCAGGTGTGTAAATCTCATGCTCGAGTTTTTCAATATCATTGACTCCTTTTTAGGTATAATAATAGAGTCAGTACCTGAAATTCGCTCATTCAGATACTGACTCTTTCCTATAATTAATATCCCTTGTTACTCTTTATCTTACTTTATATAAAACTTTTTATAACATATTTCCTATTCCTTAGCTTTCTTAATTGCATCAATAAAAGCGGTTGGATTTATTATACTACTTATTCCGTCCTTTGCTTTCGTACTGGTCTCAAAAAGGGTCTTAACTATCTGCTCATTGTCTAGGGACGGGTCAACCTGCCATCCCAAAGCCAATACTCCTGCTGCATAAGGTATTCCCCAGCTTAACCCGCCTTGACCAGTATACTGGTAGGAAGGTGAGCCTTCCACGTATTCTTCGGCAACTGTTCTATAGGACGTCGGTACCCCTATTTTCGAAGAGGGGATTATAAATTTAGATGTAGGGAATCCCCCTGTACACATCGCAGCATCATCGGGATTCTCTGGATCATAGTATGCCGGAGCAATAATACCAGTTGTTTTATCGTCTCGGCAATCTAATACCAGAATTCCTTCCTTCTGGGCTGCAAGAACTGCTTTATCCCACATTTTCTGATTTTTTATAAAAGGAGAACCAACTCCTGAAGGTGCTGCCGACACTGACACAACACGAATTTTTTCATCCTTCGGTAATTTTTTATTCACTTTAATAATCCAATTGAGTCCTTTTGCAAAGAAAGAGCTATCTCTGGTCCAGGACGGTGCAGCAGCGAAATAAACCTTTGAATCCGGTGCCACTCCCACTGTGCTGCCAACCAAAATACTTGTAACCGCAGGTGCGTGCATGGAACCACTCTTGGGATCCTGCTCACAACCGGTATCATAATATTTCGCTATTTTTCCATCGAACTCCGGATGATGAAGTAAAAGATTCTGGTCAATAATTGCAACATTAATACCTTTACCTGTAATACCTTCTTCGTGAAGCTTTCTGATACCAAGACCGGGATTTTTACCATTATCCATTATTTCTTTTTGCCGGCTTTCGTTGCCCTTTAGAACAGTACCTTCGTTAAAAGTATATGTAATCATATCATCCAAACTATATTCATTTTCCTCTAATATTTTCTTTTCTCCATCAAAGGCTCTTATATCATCAAATGGCTTAATAGAAACTTTTGTCTCGTTATCCTTCTTACTTGATAATGGTGTAGCTGGCTGGGACTCAGCTGGTTTACTTGTTTGTTCAGCTGGAGTTGCCGTAACCTGTGTCTCAGTTGGGGCAATGCTTACCGTTGTTTGAACTTTGCCGGAATTGATACTCTCGTTTGTTTTTTCAGACTTACTACAAGCCGTTTGAAATAATAGCAACAAGGCGATAACTAAAATACTCAATTTTTTCATTTTCCACTTCATCTTTAATTCCTCCTCCATCAATAAGATTAAGATGACTAATATAAAACCATCTTTGCATTGTTTTACATCAATAGGCTTCATTTCCAACTGTCTATAATTGTAAATCAAAATACATAAATTTACTATACTTTATGTGCTATTTATGGAATAAAATTATCATTGTTCTAACCTTCCAGGATGTTATATAAGGTCCATTAAGTGTTAATTCCCATTATACTTTCTACAAATTGAGTTAACAGCTTTAATCGTATTACTGTTCTTCAATAAAAACTCCCGGGAATTTCTTAAATTGTTTAATCAATCAAAGAACATAATAAGAAAGAGCCAATATCCAAAAGATATCAATTCGGATATTGGCTCTACTTATTAGTGTTTTTAAACATAGACACAGCATTTACAAATTTAAATCAAATGTTTAGTTACCTTTTTATACTTATTTTGTTCCTCGAAGCACCATTACTAATGACATATTTGTATCCCATTGTTTTACACCTTTATCGTATAGGTGCAGACGCTTATCATATTTGGCATTTTTAATCTGCTTTAATTCATCGATTTCATCCAAGGTAATAATTTTTGGTGCAATAAGAGGTAAAAGGTCAATGTTATCAAGCTCAATTTGCCGATTAGTATTAATCATTGCGTATGCCATTTCTTTAGTATATTCAGGATTATCTGGAGTTAGGTTTATAGTTAAATAACTTGTAGAAACATTATTGAAACCATATTCCTGCATCGTTAATGGCAATTCCAACTCTGATAAGGGATAAGCGCATACATTATATTTTTTATCTACTTCTTTAAAATATTTCTCAGTACGTTTATATATTTCTTTTTCTAATTCAGTTTGTTCAATAATACATGGTGCTTGTATGTTAATCCCTCCCCTTGCTGATAAAACAAGGCATACTCCATTGGGTTTTAAAATACGATATTGTTCCCCAAAAAACTTTGATGGCTCTATATGTTCCTGCACTGTATTTGATATTGTGGCATCAAAGGAACTGTCGCTAAAAGGCAAGCTTGTGGCATCAGCTTGGATAAACTTAATAGTTGCAGCTTGTTTAGATGCAAATGCAATAAATTCACTATCCCTATCAGTACCTATGATTTCTGCATTAGGATACCAACGATGTATTGATTGTGTTAATGCTCCAGGTCCGCAACCAATTTCTAATATCCTATGTTTGTCATCAATCATGAATGTATCAATATAAGACTCTTTAAAAAAATCGGAAAACCGTAATGAACGACTAAGGTATAATGTACCAATTTTTTGAATATATGTCGACCAAACTGTATCCATCCTATACCTCCAATAATAAATATAATAAACAATCACAATATTATATAATATCGAACATTAAAACTTAATAACGTATATTGAAATTTGAAGGGCAAGCTTTGAATAGTATAGTATTAACCTTACTTAGGCCATGACTAATGACTAGTTGGCTTTTACCAAATTATTCGACACCTTTTACATTTTCAATTTCATTCTAACATCTATAAGTTGCTTTTCATAACTACTAAAATCAAGATACTTAATTTTTTTATTATCTATCTCTATTTCTTTTCCATACAATGAACTATCGATTTCATGCTTTGGATAGATTTTTGTAATAGTAAAAGCATATATTTCCTTGTTAATATCATAAATAAGTAAATAATTCTCTTCTGATAATTCCTCTTCTATAAGTATATGCGTCTGAATTACTGGCACTAATCCTTCATACCAGTTTAAGATTGCGACCATTGGTGGATTTTCGTTAACCTTAAATTGATTATAATTCCTTGTCGGATAAGTAATTATTTCATGAATGGCTGAAATATCGGTGTAATAATTATTCATTCCAATTGTAAAGAGTAGAATCTGCTTCCCACCTTTAATAACAACAGGTTGCTTTACAATATTTTCATATTGGAATCCCATATCAGAATGCATATGTTTTATCATTTCATTAAATGCTAAATTGACATTTCTTGTACCAATGAGTTCTTGTTTTATTATTTTTTCTTCACGTGAACAATGAACTTCAGAGTTCAACGCGAAGAGTTTTAAATTTTTCAACCAAAACTCAACTTTGTCTTTTGCTTCCATACGATACTCCTTCACCCTTTATATTCTTTAGAAATATCTTTAATATTAATTAAATCATTTTTCTATTTCAAGCTCCTATTTCGTCTGACACCTGGTGACTCCTTGACAGGCCGAGTATACCAGAACAGCTGTTAAACCCTTTTATCAACTGAATGACCATATATATAATGCATAATATTTATATCGTCTTTACCCAGTGTAATACTTACAAAAATGCAAAGCTTGATATAATCAATATTTACTTACAATTACAATGACCTCATATCGTATACTTCTTAAATATGAATATTAAATTTACCAAATTGGTACAATCCATTTCCTTGAACAAGTTTACCTGATTCGTATAATTCCGTAAAACCTTTATCAATATCATATATTAAGTCTGGACTTATATGAAGCATATGATGTGCTGGTAATACCTTTTTTACTGCTAATTCTTTAACTTTTTTTACAGAGTTCATAAATTGATATGGATTGGTTGAGGGGTAAAATGCATCTAAAGTCCCTTCGTATATTAAATCACCGCTATATAAATAATTCCTTTCTATTTCATGAAAACATATGTGACCAGGAGAATGGCCAGGTGTATGTATCACTTTAATATTTCTATCCCCTAAACTTATAACATCATTTTCATGTAATAAAAACGAAATCTGACCTTGATAAATTTGATACTGTTCGCTATCAAACTCTTTTGGAAACTCACATGGTTCTTTCAGTAAATTCATTTTCACAACGCTTAATGGAATGGGAAAATTTGTGTTTATCCAGTCTTTTTCTGTTTCGTAAACACCGATATTATCAAAATATTTATGTCCTCCGATATGGTCCCAATGAACATGCGTTGTAACTACTTTTATCGGTAGATTTGTAAGATTATCAACTACCTTTTTAATATTTCCAACACCAAGCCCTGTATCAATTAAAAGGCTGCTATATCTTCCATTAAGAAGATAACAATGTGTTTCTTCCCAGTGCTTATATTCACTGATTGCATATGTAGCATCATCTATTTTTTCAACAGTAAACCAATCATCCATTCTATCACACTTTCTACAGTTGATGTATTCTTAAATATATCTAGTTTGTATCATTAATTAATTTATCAATCTAAGACATATTTTAAATCAAAATACATAATTTCACTATACCCTGATGATAATTTTATGAAAAGCCAAAGAAGTACCTGTCACATCCGACAATGAAATGATGAATTAAGGAAATTAAATAAA
It includes:
- a CDS encoding energy-coupling factor ABC transporter ATP-binding protein, with translation MWMTKGKDTNKQMKDNLTKDTKDRGLIECSNLSFSYESGAQILKDITFSTKEGEAVGIVGANGAGKSTLLRILVGLETAYKGEVLIDKITVKRDTLAAVRAHAGYLFQDSDNQLFTQSVYQDVAFAPRNYGLEEKEVDKRVMEALETMGITHLKDKQIYKMSGGEKKMASIATLLSMTPDILLFDEPSIALDPSNRRTLINVLNRLKLTKLIASHDLDLILETCSRVILISEGRIVKDGPAEDILKDKAVLEANHLELPLCMQGYIPYKDAIDKGSKEGAE
- the cbiQ gene encoding cobalt ECF transporter T component CbiQ; the protein is MAKITDAIFAVHELEEMAERKTEVNRVHPLVKLVVTLIYMIIVVSFQRYNFFGLFPFIIYPVILLKLSDIPLKTCLKKISGLIPLLLFIGIFNPIFDRTPVFILGRVGISGGAISMVTLFLKGMYCISASFLLIATTGIDGICYALRLLHVPNLLVTQFLLTYRYITVLMAEANDVYQAYSLRAPGEKGVKYKIWGSLLGQLLLRSIDRAGNLYESMLLRGFNGEFTYIRKTRMQDKDYAYLALWLGIFAALFIGIKILVR
- a CDS encoding energy-coupling factor ABC transporter permease; the encoded protein is MHMADALIAPAVAATMYAASGVTTAYSIKKVRLENDPKKIPTMGIMSAFVFAAQMINFTIPGTGSSGHLCGGLLLSILLGPYAGFLSMVSVLLIQCLLFADGGLLALGANIWNMAFYGCFVGYLLIYRPLTGKTINKKSIMIASVLGSVISLQLGAFSVTLETLFSGITALSFGQFLALMQPIHLAIGTVEGLITGAVVIFLYNTRPELIQKGAPEGSYSFKKVMVIMGIAVLLIGGGLSLAASQHPDGLEWSIEKITGNTELAAKDTYSDAVQSAEKIQEKTAILPDYSFPDSNSPVGTSFSGIIGAGIVAVLTIGCGVLFKMFRRKDSTAE
- a CDS encoding metal-sensing transcriptional repressor codes for the protein MEKKTTARLSKKVHAHILDGATSYTHTHEDGEEHKHSHQNTKAVLNRLSRASGHLESVKRMIEDGKDCSEVLIQLSAVIAALNSTGKIILEDHIQNCIVDAIESGDKTSLENLNKAIDRFIK
- the argC gene encoding N-acetyl-gamma-glutamyl-phosphate reductase; protein product: MKTKIFVDGSEGTTGLRIHERFQNRQDLEILTISPELRKDEMERKRLINASDITFLCLPDAAAKEAVAMVENENVKIIDTSTAHRTDREWAYGFPELSKEYKTKIQKGKRISVPGCHATGFISLLYPLITKGILPGDYPVSSFSLTGYSGGGKKMIAEYEDANRLAEYNAPREYALNQQHKHLKEMKYITGLSREPLFSPIVADYYSGMLVSVPFYLDMLKGVSSPEFVQELLTEYYKNELFVQVMPFGAEADKHGFLSGNSCSGWDGLKIYVTGNKERIVLSAHFDNLGKGASGAAIQCLNLMLGCKEEEGLVL
- a CDS encoding histidine phosphatase family protein is translated as MKIVFVRHGEPDKTYVDEKGFIGMGRDMAPLTELGIAQAKEASRSPLLQGCQIIVASPYTRALYTAAILSKNANLDILVEIDLHEFLPDKTFQVKGEEENSNLHKEFIKCRGEYPQGETKKWETISEIIKRTKPVMDKYYDLGYEKIVVVAHGGVIRRYAGIDVIAYGEVLEVEYNKEFQCFGWV
- a CDS encoding cupin domain-containing protein translates to MEIKNVDLFTNDYIWKDSVGLITKSLGAAAGSQKIYVNIDTVPPKAYSTKYHSHSQQEEFFMVLSGTGTLRLNDKEVPVKQGDFFAKPAAQNIAHTFYNSGSDNLVILDVGTNEKEDTCYYPDDDMYLQKSNEQRRSFPGSAIDPLWTSEPN